The following are encoded in a window of Lactobacillus intestinalis genomic DNA:
- a CDS encoding LBP_cg2779 family protein: MNQQEELSNAIIDYQVKHHVNDTDLAFASHLSVEKVHAMKTGEGSFTNEEVNQIYDYMAANA, encoded by the coding sequence ATGAATCAACAAGAAGAATTGTCCAATGCAATTATTGATTATCAGGTAAAGCATCATGTTAATGATACTGATTTAGCTTTTGCTAGTCACCTTTCCGTTGAGAAAGTTCATGCTATGAAAACTGGTGAAGGTTCTTTTACTAATGAAGAAGTAAATCAAATTTATGATTATATGGCTGCCAATGCGTAG
- the lepB gene encoding signal peptidase I codes for MAKKSNKKTEEDESLGKFILDIVIMFAILIGVYYLVFSFVLSNETVSGPSMQPTFENNDRLIAVRHFTPKRNDVVILKAPDQKNALYIKRIIGLPGDMVTSKNDKMYINGKQISEPYLNNALEKQAHKDGELYTNNFTLKERVPKDSYFVMGDHRDVSKDSRYFGFVKRSALVGEVKLRYWPLNQIRAF; via the coding sequence ATGGCAAAAAAATCAAACAAAAAAACAGAGGAAGATGAAAGTCTCGGTAAATTTATACTCGATATTGTAATCATGTTTGCAATATTAATCGGGGTTTATTATCTAGTATTTAGTTTTGTTTTATCTAACGAAACAGTATCTGGACCTTCGATGCAGCCAACATTTGAAAATAATGATCGTTTAATTGCTGTTAGACATTTTACTCCTAAGAGAAATGATGTAGTAATTCTAAAGGCACCAGACCAAAAAAATGCTTTATATATTAAACGTATTATTGGTCTTCCAGGTGACATGGTTACTTCTAAAAATGATAAGATGTATATTAACGGCAAGCAAATTTCAGAGCCTTATTTAAACAATGCTCTTGAAAAACAAGCTCATAAAGATGGAGAGCTTTATACTAATAACTTTACATTAAAAGAGCGAGTTCCAAAAGATAGTTATTTTGTGATGGGTGATCATCGAGATGTATCGAAAGATTCACGTTATTTTGGTTTTGTTAAACGTAGCGCTTTAGTTGGAGAAGTTAAATTAAGATACTGGCCACTGAATCAAATAAGAGCTTTTTGA